GGTGATCCAGACCATTCTGCACGTGGCGCGCCAGTTCCCAATCATCCGCTTCGACGCGGCCATGACCCTGACCAAAAAGCACTACCAGCGCCTGTGGTTCCCGGAGCCCGGCAGCGGCGGGGCGATCCCCTCGCGCGCCGAGCACGCCATGACCAAAGCCGAGTTCGACGCGGCCATGCCCGAAGAGTTCTGGCGCGAGGTGGTGGACCGCTGCGCCGCGGAAGCGCCCGACACGCTGCTGCTGGCCGAAGCATTCTGGCTGATGGAAAACTACTTCGTGCGCACGCTGGGCATGCACCGCGTCTATAACAGCGCCTTTATGCACCTGCTGCGCGACGAAGACAACGCCAAGTATCGCCAGATCATGAAGCAGACGCTGGAGTTCGATCCGGAGATCATGAAGCGCTGGGTCAATTTCATGAACAATCCGGATGAGCAGACAGCCGTGGCGCAGTTCGGCAAGGGCGATAAATACTTCGGCATCTGCACGCTGATGGTGACGCTGCCGGGCCTGCCCATGTTCGGCCACGGCCAGATCGAGGGTTTTGCCGAGAAGTACGGCATGGAATATCGCCGCGCCTACTGGGACGAGCAGCCCGACACACACTTGATCGCCCGCCACGAACGCGAGATCTTCCCACTGCTGCACCGGCGCGCGCTCTTTGCCGAGGTCGGCAATTTCCGCCTCTACGATCTGCACGGCGACGGCGGCGTCAACGAGGACGTCTTCGCCTTCTCCAACCGCGCCGGCGAGGAGCGCGCCCTGGTGATCTATCACAACCGCTACGCGGCCACGGCGGGCTGGATCCACACCTCGGCGCCCTTCGCGGTGAAGCAGGCCAACGGCGACAAGACGCTGCGCCAGGAGACCCTCGGCGCGGCGCTGGGCCTGCACAACGACGAGCGCTGGTTCTGCATCTTCCGCGATCAAGGCAGCGATCTGGAGTACATCCGCAGCAGCCGCGAGCTGCACGAGCGTGGCCTGTTCGTGTCCCTGGGCGCCTACCAGCGGCATGTCTTTGTTGATTTCCGCGAAGTGGAGGATAACGCGTCGGGCCAGTATCGCCAGTTGCTGCATGCGCTCGGCGGGCGTGGCGTGCCCAGTATCGAGGAGGCCGCCCATGAACTCGTGCTGCAGCCAATCCTCGCGCCCTTCCGCGAGCTGGTCAATGCCGACCTGTGGCGGCGGCTGCTGGAGGCGCGCGCGCTGCCCCAGCCGCCGCTGCCGACCACGCCCACCGCGCCGGCGCGGCTGCAGGAAACGCCCGAGGCGGCCCGCGCCACAGAGGCAGCGCTGCTGGACGAGGTGAGCGCCTGCCTGACGCGCCTGCTGGCAGGGCTGCAGCGCTTCACCGGCCTCACCGGTGATATCGGCGCGATCGTGGCTGCGACGCGCGCGGATCTGGCCGCCTGGCTGGCCCTGCCATCGCTGGCCGAGACCGTCGTCGCGATGGCCGGCGACCCCGTCGCCGAAGCGCTGGCCTGGCTGGGCCGCGACTATGACGATCTGACGCGCTGGACGCCGCTGCTGGGCTGGAGCATGCTGCATCGCCTGGGTGCGCTCGCCAACCCTGCCGCGCCCGCGGCGCAGACGCGCGCCTGGCTGGAGGAGTGGCGGCTGGATCGCAGCGTGGCCGCCACGCTCCAGGAGCTGGGCCTGGATGGCGCTCCGGCCTGGCGCGCCACGCAGGGCCTCAAGCTGCTACTCGACGGGGAGGCGCTCTTCGGCGAGGCGGCGCCTACTGAACCGCGCGCCCTGCTGGAGCATATGCTGCGCCAACCGGAGCTGCAGGCCTTCCTGGGCGTGCACCGCTACCAGGGCGTGCTCTATTTCAACAAAGAAGCCTTTGAACTGGTGCTGTGGTGGATGTTGGCCCTGGCGGCCCTGGGCCATCTGCGACGCTCCAGGCCACCGGCGACGCTGCTCCAGGCGC
This is a stretch of genomic DNA from Kallotenue papyrolyticum. It encodes these proteins:
- a CDS encoding alpha-amylase family glycosyl hydrolase, producing MYHAPIHRYAFHVSRHARQQYGLDESLFSLRGRIVFAHFQAARLLAQRINARRDLLRHPEQAVSAAQLNALGLLHEILHLLIQRYRQQQPQVLQQALAALDRQPGRAAVDRTLARFAEEFPPLPIYRGEVSVEDYLAGASEGISHREVLLEELLLLWLSNSNPAAEPLRELFDDEPLETQTAYHQVIDALQRFFAAQPGFEGAAGGPQGDHLIAVLRAPILASPHSLIGQLEYLRQRYGFVLGALLQRLLVSLDFIREEQQTRIGVGGPGPIQIADYRGLEAEPERYTPDREWMPRLVLIAKNAFVWLDQLTKKYRRPITTLDQVPDEELDALARAGISGLWLIGLWERSRASRRIKQLMGNPDAVASAYSLYDYVIAEDLGGEAACDNLRRRAWQRGIRLASDMVPNHMGIDSRWVIEHPERFLSLPYPPYPSYTFSGPDLSDDPRVGIFLEDHYYTRTDAAVVFKRVDRQTGEERYIYHGNDGTSMPWNDTAQLNYLRPDVREAVIQTILHVARQFPIIRFDAAMTLTKKHYQRLWFPEPGSGGAIPSRAEHAMTKAEFDAAMPEEFWREVVDRCAAEAPDTLLLAEAFWLMENYFVRTLGMHRVYNSAFMHLLRDEDNAKYRQIMKQTLEFDPEIMKRWVNFMNNPDEQTAVAQFGKGDKYFGICTLMVTLPGLPMFGHGQIEGFAEKYGMEYRRAYWDEQPDTHLIARHEREIFPLLHRRALFAEVGNFRLYDLHGDGGVNEDVFAFSNRAGEERALVIYHNRYAATAGWIHTSAPFAVKQANGDKTLRQETLGAALGLHNDERWFCIFRDQGSDLEYIRSSRELHERGLFVSLGAYQRHVFVDFREVEDNASGQYRQLLHALGGRGVPSIEEAAHELVLQPILAPFRELVNADLWRRLLEARALPQPPLPTTPTAPARLQETPEAARATEAALLDEVSACLTRLLAGLQRFTGLTGDIGAIVAATRADLAAWLALPSLAETVVAMAGDPVAEALAWLGRDYDDLTRWTPLLGWSMLHRLGALANPAAPAAQTRAWLEEWRLDRSVAATLQELGLDGAPAWRATQGLKLLLDGEALFGEAAPTEPRALLEHMLRQPELQAFLGVHRYQGVLYFNKEAFELVLWWMLALAALGHLRRSRPPATLLQALAPRVALIRQLQAAEARSEYQVERLLAAAGNDAAPAVEGADPPLPA